DNA sequence from the Microtus ochrogaster isolate Prairie Vole_2 chromosome 2, MicOch1.0, whole genome shotgun sequence genome:
ACTTGCAGACAGTGACACTTACTAGGCAGGTGACACCAGAGACCACTCAGAGCAGCAGGTCCTAGCTTTTCTGACCCAACTCCATGACCTCCAGATATGACACCCCAACCCCCTTCAGCACTGGCCAGGACAGATctgcacaaaacaaaagcagacactTACGCTCCATACATCTGTCGGGGTACCATGGGGGCCCCTGGTGCTGTCCtcacttctggcttctctggaacTTTCCGCTGAGGGGGATTGCTGATTGCGACCTTAATGACATTCTCTTTGATGGTCATGCCATCCATCTTCATCACCGCCTGTGATGCCTGTGACTCGTTTTCATATTCCACATAGGCCAGGCCCTGAAAGGTAAAATCCACAGCTGGATCAGATGTCAAGGACTTGGCTTCCTTCAGGAGAGCAGCTGTGGTAAGCAGGCACCCATTAGCAGTGACCTCCCTAATGCCACCATCCAGGCTACAGATTTGCCCCCAGTCTAACCATTTGCCCTGTGGCCATCACTGACTGGAAGGAAGCTTGAAAAGCCTCTCTGTGCTTAccccaaagaaagaaaccatgtaAGCCCAGCAAGAGATGAGCTAGACACAAACAAGATCCGACACGGTCACTATCCTTTggcctcttcttccctccatacTAAGTCTCCAATGTGGGTGGAGTCAGGGCTTGAAAGATGAACCCAAATGTGTCAAAAAAGGTCTAACAgggcagaggggagaagaggacagGGAAGCCCACGCTGATCACTCCTCAGCAAGAAACTCAAAGTCTGCCCCACTGACCTTTGGCTTCCCAGCCCTGTTGGTGACCAGCCTGAGGTCCTTCACAGTGCCATGAGCCTTACAAATGTCCTCGAGTTCCTCTTTGGTGCAGGAGAAGGGCAGGCCCGAGATAAAAAGCTTGTGTTTCTCCAGGGTGGTGCTGTATCTGAACACCTGCAGGAGAGGCAAAGCTCCTGGTTCAGGAAGGCACACCCCAGCATATGCGTCCATTACTGTCAGATGGCCCTGAGCCAAATCTAGTCTCAGAGACTTAAATAACAAAACCACCAGACACACCATCTCTGTAAAATGACCAGAAAAACAGCACAGGTGGAGCTGCTCTTGCCGTGCTCTTGAGCAGCGAGGGAAAGCAGTCATCTTTCCATATACTAAGTATATCCACCACCAAACCAAGAAGAGGCTCCGAGCAGCTGAGCCCAAAAGCCTTGCACACGGTCCTGGCACTGAGCACCGTCCCTCTGGCAGCCTCCCTTAAAGGCATCTTTTCCCCAAAACGTACCTTAAAATCAGGGTTTTTGCTCTTATCCACACAAGGGGAGACAAACATTGGCCTTCCTTCCACAGTCTTCCTGTCCAGCTCCAGAGCCTGCTGGGCTGACTTCTCTTCTTTAAACTCCACATAGCAATAGCCCCGGAAGTCCCCACGGTTGCTGAAGACCGGCCTGATCTGGACCACCTCCCCACAGACCTCAAAGAGTGGCCTGAGCTTCACCTCTGGCTCATCCATGCTGTAGGGCAGGTTGCTGACAAAGACGGTGACACTGTCCTTACTGCTGTCATGAGCCACCTTGGGCATGTCGAGCTTGAGGGAGGctgccttctccttctgcttGGATGGAGGAGCCACGTCTATCGTTACACATTTCCCAGAAGAGTCCGCTTCTTCCTCCATGGCCGAAGCCACTCCAGAGGCCAGGCTATTCTCCACCCTTCTGCGTTTGGAAGGCTGCTCTGCAGGCATtcaagagagaagcagaggcagctaaCGCATTCTGCATCAAGCACGTCCCAACACAAACAAACTGCACTGGGTACAAAAGAGACGGCCACCAGGCCCCACAATGTGCAGGCCCAATTTACACTCCAGCAAAGGCACAATTGGAAGCAAGAACATAAATCTCCACCGTCCAATCACAACTGCACAGAAAGTCAGGAGTCCCAGAGTCCCTCTCTACAATTCCCATGTGACCCAGGGAGAACAGAACCTGAAGGCAAGATAGAAGCCTACAGGTGACCGAACACCCCATAATGCACTCTGAATACTGGTACAAAGATTGTTTCTAACTCTTTCAACTGGCCAGTGCCTTCTGCATTCCCCCAGCAGACATGGGCTGGGCCTGAACAACCTCTACCATTTCCTTAAGAAGCAACACAGAACACTGATTTTCAATTGGGACTTTATCACAGAGCCACCACTGAGAGAAATGTAGATGGTGACCAGGTGATTCAATGGCATGAATCCTGATTGTGCCAGGGCAGCACAGTTGGGACATCAGTGTGTGCACGCCCTGAGGAAATCAAGACCACTCCTGAACAGCTAAGAAGACATGTGGCTAGGTTAGCGttaccttcctcttcctcctcctccacctcgcCCCACTCTCTCTCATCTTCCTCATCCGCCTTGTGTTTGCCTGCACCGtgagtctttttcttctttttcagagcTTTCTTCTCAGCCCGCACCTTCTTCCGCTGTtcagccctttcttcttcctgctgcacaagagctgcttccttctctgcagCCTAGAAAAAAGGGCAGGACATTCCTGGATGCCTTGTTAGGCTGGCTTGTGCGGAGACAGGACCTTAAAGGGGGTGGAGAGGGGACCAACCTCTTCATACAACACAGATCATATGAACATGGTGAAGAGGAGACTCATAACTCATATACTTTCAATAGCTTCAATCAtaacatagcaaaaaaaaaaaaaaatcctgttgcTGGGGCAGAGTGGCCTGACAAAAGCCAGAGGGGAGAATGGGTTTATCTGGGTTCACAGCTGCAGGCTGTTCACAGGTCTACTGTGGTATAGAGGTCGGAGCAGGAACATCAAGCAGCTAGCGCCATCCACAGACAAGAGAAGGAATGCCCGCATGCCATCctcagcttgcttccttcctttcatttcagAGCCCAGGCCAtgaaatgatgccacccacaCTCAAGGTGGGTCTTCCACCTCCAACttagaaaatccctcacaggtcaTAATAAAGCCAGAGATGCTCATGTTCCACTCACAGGCCTATCAtggctccttaaaaaaaaaattattcttcaagaatttcatccatatatacaatgcattttgatcaaatTCTCACACACTCCCGTCCCCCTCTGATTTTTCTCAGATGTTGGCCACTAAATCTCCCTCCACTtcatttgctctttctttctgttaaacCATTGAGTCTAACCTGTGGAGGGAGTGTGGCAATCTATCCCAGGCTATACCCTAGAAGGAAACtgaagctccttctccagtagcCATCAAGTGCCAACAGCTCCCAAGCACGAGGCTCCACAAGGCCCTACATGCCCGAGGCTCCTCTATCTGATCTAGTACAGTCAACCCTGTTAAGCTGGAGGTTTTAAGTGAGTCTACAGATGGCAAGGGGTAAGTGTAAATACTGACACAGATGCTGTTCAGTCAGTATCTTAGGAAGGGCCAGAAGAGATGACGGTTCTATGGTTAAGAGcagcagctgttcttccagagggcccaggttcaattcccagtacccataagGAGCTAACAACAGACAGTCCAGaatcagggaatctgacaccctcttctggccactttGGGGACTGCCCACAATCAgcgcacagacattcatgcaaaCAAATGGGGTGGAGTGGTGCAGCCTCAGAAGCATCACTGTCACCTTCATCCTCTGCTCATTCACGCGAGCCAAGCgagtttctgttttctgaatggCCACATCCCAATCTTCTAAGGTTCctggacagaaagaagaataGAGCTTTTTGACCCCTCAATTCTGAGCTGTGCCAGTGTTCCCTGATGCCACTGCTCCACAGCAGAGAGCTTCTGTCACCAGAACTGCAGTCGCTCTTGTTTTACGGCAATGCACGTCACCAGGCTGCCACTCTGTAATTCCAATAATCCTCTGGGTTGCTATGGATCCCTCCTCCTTCCAaagagacttaaaaacaaaaagccaacttTTACAGGCTCTCAAGGGTAAAGACTATAAAACATTCCAAAACAGAGGGCATATGGAACTCAAGAGCCGGGGGAGCTACTCCCCCATGCCAGCAGCTCTGTTGAATCTCATCTGCGGGCTTCAGGCTCACATCCCAATCCAGATAGATGCCCATGGAGAAATCCACACTGTCTCCCCAAGTTCTACTACTATGGTTTAAGACGAACACCAAGGATCTAAAATTCCACAAAGGACTAAAGAGCATGCTGAGCCCCGCCTCTTCAAGTAGAACATCAGTTCTCATGCGCAATCCTCGTGGCCACAGCAGCTGTCCCATTTGGTTGTGGTGAGGACTGAGACTGGTCCTAACCAATGAGGCCAGCCAGAAGTGTGCCAAAGCCCACTGTGACTGCACACTGAGGCCCACTCCCACACAAGCGGCCAATCTGCCCTTACAGGCCACATATTTCACTGAAGTCTACTGGCCAAAGGACCACACTCcaagccagaagcagaggcagggtccCACCTTCTGTCCTCTCCATGGTGAGCAACACTTCACAGACATGCTCAGGGTAGTCACTCGTGCACTGAACAGCTCGGTGCAGAGCCTTCCGACAGTGCTGCGTGTCACCATGTGCCCTAGAGCAGAAAACAGACAGACGTCATGAAGGCCCACGGTAAAGACGGTGAATAGGTTGCTGCTGGGGCAGAAGAGGTCTGACTACAGAGGAGACAGCGGCTTTCGGGAGCACCGGGGCCTTTCTCTCCTGCCACAAGCTTCTGCAGCTGCAAGGGGAGACCTTTTTCTATACACTCTTTCCCTTGGCCAGGAAGGTGCACCAGGAAATGCACCTCAGACAAGAGCCTCTAAGCAGACCTTCTGTGCACATGGGAGGGAACCATGTATCAACTGAATGTACCTTGACCTAGTTCCTCAAGAAGTCTCTGCAGTCCACCAGAGGGCTCTGTACACCCGAAACCCAGATGGTTTAACTCCATGCTCTGAGTCAGGTTTTATCCTAACATGTTAAAATATGCTAACCACACtggcatatatgtatgtatgtgatgagGAATTCCCCTCTCTGGTTACATGTACGTATGTACGTATGATGGTTGGATGTATCAGCATACTCAAAACCTTCAGAGCAGTGGCTCTTTGGCTGTCATCCACACACCCAAGGCCTCAGGAGGTCTGCAGAGTGAGAACACTTTGTACAGCGCTGGTGACTGCATGGATGATAGAAAAGCAATGGAGACTCAGGACAAAGCAAGCACatgcctctctagtgctgtgtGACAACACAGCAAATGCACAGGAGCTCCTGTGCACACCACCGAAGGATGATACTTACTGGAAAATATTGACATCACAAAATTACAGCATCAGGCCTAAGGTCTATCAAGCCAAGGGGCAGAAAGACAGATACTGCAAACCAGAGAGCTCGCTGGCATGGTTCCAGACACCACATGCCATCTGGCCCTGTTGAGATTTGCTGTCATGAAAGAACAGCAACCTCATCTGAAAAGCAGATGCTCTCCCTTTCCACCCATCTCTGCAAGGCCAGTTTCTTTTTACCCTGCAATAAAAACTACAGCACAGCAGAGGGGTAactataataaatacatttgtcAAAACGTCAGGCTCAGGTTcagagagacagctcaatggTTAGGAGTACCGCCGGCTGCTCTATCAGAGGACCCCGGTTAGAGTCCCAACTCACAATGACTTAACTCCAGCTCCCGAGGGCCCCAAGCACAACTGTAATGCACGGATGAACATTCAGGCAAACTCCCAcccattgtttgttttgtttacttgagacagggtttctctaagtagctctggttgtcctagaactctgtagaccaggctggcctcgaactcagagatcccagcacttgggaggcagaggcaggtggatctcgatgagttcaaagccagtctggtctaacagagcaagttccaggacaggctccaaagctacacagagaaaccctgtctcaacaccaccgccccccccccaaaaaaaagaagaaagaaagaagaaatattggGGATTTCCAATACGCACTGAATCACACAGCTGCAGTGTAACTCAGCCTGACAGCTCAGGGTAGATGGCCCCgagctcaaggccagtttgggctgtGCAGTCTCAAtcttgggagggaaggaggaaaggcaaGGTCATGGTTTTTATCTTCCCAATGGATGCAGTTTACTGAATTCAATAACCTAGAATGGTCAGAGTGCAGACACACTACAAACACACCATGAAGGAGCCCACCCCAAACCATGAACGACACTAAGTCTAGACAGCGGCTGCTAGCTAATctgatggttttcttttctcttttagtgCTTTGAGCTTTCCtatacaaaatataataataaaaaaacacctCCCCCAAGAGTCCAATTAGGCAcactcaaaattcaaaacaaaaatacaaacagctCAGAAGGACTTAATGGCtaagaagacccccccccccccggccccgcCAACTCACACACTAAACACTGGTTCTCAAGGCTTGCCAGGCACAGGCCCTGctaaaggaagaggcaggagggcaCCCACCCCAAGGAGCAGGCACAAGTCAGCTCAGCCAAGAATGGGTACAGATGTTGGCTACCCTAGGTCACTCACCTTTCCAGGTTGTAATACTCCAGCCACATGTTGGCATACTTGGCATTTCCTCTGGTCATAATGCTGTCCCAGAGTTCTCGAGCTTTCTGCATGTTATTGCACAGACGAGCCTAAAATACATTAACAAGATCACCTGGAACGAGCCCAGAACCCTCTCACAGCAATATCCACACAGGTATGCCTAAAACACTCCTTCCTGGCCCATGACTGTGTCCCGCAGATCCCTAAAGGCCCCAGGCCTCCCTCCAGCAGTAACAGGTCTGAAGCCTGGCTCCCGGCTCTGCAGCAGTGAGCCTCACAGATCTGCACAACGCCAAGGCTCGGACAGAACCTGCGGCACAGAGAGGCCCTGTGTACCCCGAGTAAAGACAAAAGTTCTGCTGACAGCTCTTGCAAATGTACAGAATTACCCAACAGGTTGGTTTCATTCACCCAACTCCCATCACAGAACAAGATTGGAATTTTACAATTCTATCAGCTGGTGAAGGGGGTTCCTCACTCAGCTCAGTGTTTCCGGCTCAGGATACCCAGCTGTGCCCTCTATTGCCCAAACAGTCCAGATGGACACAGTGAAAGCCTTAAGAACGCAGAGACCAGCACTGGCCAACAGCAGGCACTCAGTACACCCTCAAGTAGCAGTGAGGGAAGGACCTAGAGCCAGTGTCCAGGCACTGTTGCTATACAGCCACGGGCTGGGAATATCTTCACCAGGAAAGCAAATCAAGCACAGTATGCCAGGTAAACACAAAACCTTCACCACCTAGACCACACCCCCATTTCCATGAATGCCAAACGAAGCACCTAACCAAAGCCTTCAAAGGAGGGCATGGCAGGTCTGTGAAGATGCTCACCTCAACTCGAGCCCAGCTCTGCATGATCATGCAACTTGGGTCTCCGCTCTCATTGAAACCTTCCAGAATGAAATGGGAACAATTAGGGAGGACGTAAAGCAAGCGCCCCTGGCTGGAAGAGGTTTGGCAAGCAAGAACAAGCAAGGTAACTGGACAGACAGCAGGCTGGCAACTTACGCTCCTCAACCTCCTGCTGCAGGTACTCCAGAGCACGTGTGAACATGGCCCGCAGCTCTTCCAGCTCCTTGCTAGAGTCTGTTGGAGAAGGTAGAGGAACTCTATGAAGCCACCACAACCACCAAGACCCATTATGGACACAGGAACCTCAGTCACACTTCCTCTCACAGTAATAAACGACCAAAGGTATGGTGGCAGAGAGAAACACAGGCATGCCCAGGAGGGACAAGCAGGTAGCACAGGGGCTGTGTGAAACAGTCTGGCAAAGTGTAGGTTTTTTCTAGCTGACCTCTGGTTTGGAGCAGGGATCCAATGAACAGATCTAGAAGAACATGGTAGTCTTATTGGAAAAAAGATTTGGGGTTGTGGTAGTCAGTTTCAACTCCACAGAGCCTGCAATCAGCAGGGAGATGGATccctgggcatgcctgtgatggATGAGCTCAGTGACATCTGTTGAGGTGGGAAGGCCTGCCCAAGGTGGATGGCACCATCCCTACTGGGGTCCTGGGCTATGTGCTCTCCCCTCTTCTCACTGTGAATGTCCTGAGTCCCTTGCTGGCCTGTGCCTTCTCCCCTGGGCACTTGTCAGATTATTCCCTACAGCAACAGGAAGAAATGCAACAGGCTCACGAAGGCCAGTAAGCAGTAAAAATGAGAGGCTGCCACGGCCACCAGCAAGCAAAGCAAACACAAGGACGGTCACCTTCTCACTCCACACCTGACTTAAGTTGGAAATTGCTAaagtcttcagaaaaaaaatgttactaaTGGTAGGTCACTCACCAATCCTTTCCCAGTCTCAATGTGCTTGAAGAACAGGGATGTAACTCCAAAGATGTGTTAAGAAAAAGtacagagccaggcggtggtgacacaaacctttaatcccagcactcagaaggcagaggcaggtgaatctctgtaagtttgaagccagactggtctacaagagctagttcctggaacaggcTTCAAATttatggaaaaaccaaaaaaaaaaaaagtacagcagctgctggggggtgggggtggtggatgGATATGGCATAATCATAATGTACTTGCCatgccagcatgaggacctgatccCCAACACCCAAGTTAAAGGCCAGTGAAGCCAAGCAATGGTAGGttgtacatgcttttaatcccagcactcaggaggcagaggcaggcagatctctgtgaggtcgaggccagcctacagagtgagttccaggacagccagggctacacagaaaaaccctgtttcaaaaacaaagtaacaaacaAAGAGTTATAAAAGCCACTGAGGTGACACATGCCACTGCTGGGGAAGTGGGACAAATAGGTCTCTTGTGATCGCGGTCACACCAGCAAAACTTAAGCTCAGGGTCAACCATGAGATCCTAGAATCAGTGGATGGCTCCTAAAAAACAGAACCCAAAGCTCATCtgtgcccccaccacacacacacacacacacacacacacacacagaggaggaaggtggggggaCATGACGACCAAGTAcagaggaggaaggtggggggaCATGACGACCAAGTTCAGTTCTGAGGAGGTTCACACTCTACCTTGTCTGAAGTCAACCCTTCTCCTCAGGTAGTCTAGGTACACTTGCCAAATCTCCACATAGTCAGTGGCCTGGATAAAGCCAGCACTCAGAGCATTCTCAAAGGTTGCTGCAATGGAGAAACCCACAACATTCACTAGACagttcaaaaagaaataaagccatcAAAACTCATAAATGTGTGACTCATGCACGTATAAATACATAAGCTGTGGGTctatcccagcaccacatacaagGAAAAAGTACAGACGCAGcgtttgcgggggggggggggctcccctCCAGCACCGTTCTCTAGGAAGGTATAGACGCAGTGTTTGTGGGGTCCCCTCCAGCACTGTTCTCTAGGAAGGTATAGACGCACTGTTTGCGGGGTCCCCTCCAGCACCATGCTCTAGAAGAGTCTCCACCGTAGTGAGAGTCCAGGTCGGACAAGACAGACCATGACTTCTAAGAAATTCACTGAGTATTAGAGGCCAAAGCGCCAAGAAGCCACACAGCATCTGCCACTACAAGACAGGCCCTGGGGCACTGGCTCAAGACTGCCACAGCTCTGTTCCTCATTTGGGACAAAAGACTAGAGCTCCCAGGCACGGTGgttcatgcctgtcatcccagcaagCTTAGGCTCCACAGCGAGCTGCAGAGAAGAACCTTCCAAAAAGATAACTTGGAAATTCTCCTGCATAAATGTTCATACCAGAAATAATTTGATGGTCCACTCCATGTCTCTCCATGGCCAAGAGGTACCGACTCCACAGGGCAACTGTCCATGGGCAGTTCCTCACCGCACGGCTATGTACAGATAAGACCAAATCCTTTACTTTCAGCTGCCGATCCTGTGACAAAGAATCCCAGAGTGAGAGGACAGAACTCTAAGACTTCCTCAGTAATAGCAACTCATGGAAACTCCCCCACAGGCTAATGACCCAAAACTCAGTACCAGGTGCTTGCACTATTTTGGGAGGCTGTGAAACTTGGGAGAGGCAGGCCCTAGCTGAGCAAGTGGATCAGTGAGAGAGGCAAGAGCCTTGAGGATTATAGCTTAACCCCGCGCCCATCCTGTACCCAACTCTTGAATCCCTAACTGAAACCTGCAACCAGATGTCATTGCCAGAGCATCATCACCGTAGCCCCACGCCATCACCACCACAGCCAAACATCATCATCACCGCAGCCCCAAGCCATCATCACCGCAGCCCCACGCCATCATCACCGCAGCCCCACGCCATCATCACCGCAGCCCTACGCCATCACCACCACAGCCAAATATCATCATCACCGCAGCcccacatcatcatcaccacagcCCCACGCCATCACCACGGCAGCCCCACGCCATCATCACCGCAGCCCCACACCATCACCACAGCAGCCCCACGCCATCACCACGGCAGCCCCNNNNNNNNNNNNNNNNNNNNNNNNNNNNNNNNNNNNNNNNNNNNNNNNNNNNNNNNNNNNNNNNNNNNNNNNNNNNNNNNNNNNNNNNNNNNNNNNNNNNGCAGCCCCACGCCATCACCACGGCAGCCCCACGCCATCATCACCGCAGCCCCACGCCATCACCACGGCAGCCCCACACCATCATCACCGCAGCCCCATGCCATCATCACCACGTTctacaccatcaccaccacagccCCACGCCATCACCACGGCAGCCCTacgccatcatcaccaccacagcCCCACGTCATTAAGGACAGCATCCCATCAGCCTCTTCCCTTAAGCGGCTTCTGTCAGATAGCTGCTGGTTGGTCATGGGTGACCATCAGGGAGACACTTCCAGCACAGCCAACTGATGGAAGAGATTTCTTTGAAATGTCTTTTGTGAAGCTAGGAATGTACAAGGTGTGCCTAtcatttcagcactcaggaggctgcgTTGttagtttaatgatgcaaagatgtgctgtgttcttttatgttgcattatGTTTAACTCTGTA
Encoded proteins:
- the Sart3 gene encoding squamous cell carcinoma antigen recognized by T-cells 3 isoform X1; this encodes MSEGRPESRGLRKMATAAASSASEPEVEPQAGPAAEEEEDEAKAANVERKELSRAVAAEAAKTKEPGWDLQQEGVSESDGDEEDAMASSAESSPGEDEWEYDEEEEKNQLEIERLEEQLSINGYDYNCHVELIRLLRLEGELNKVRMARQKMSELFPLTEELWLEWLHDEISMAMDGLDREHVYELFERAVKDYICPNIWLEYGQYSVGGIGQKGGLEKVRSVFERALSSVGLHMTKGLAIWEAYREFESAIMEAARPIAAFLSPSDWEQTFDSQLEKVHSLFRRQLAIPLYEMEATFAEYEEWSEDPIPEPVLQSYQKALEQLEKYKPYEEALLQAEAPRLAEYQAYIDFEMKIGDPARIQLIFERALVENCLVPDLWIRYSRYLDRQLKVKDLVLSVHSRAVRNCPWTVALWSRYLLAMERHGVDHQIISATFENALSAGFIQATDYVEIWQVYLDYLRRRVDFRQDSSKELEELRAMFTRALEYLQQEVEERFNESGDPSCMIMQSWARVEARLCNNMQKARELWDSIMTRGNAKYANMWLEYYNLERAHGDTQHCRKALHRAVQCTSDYPEHVCEVLLTMERTEGTLEDWDVAIQKTETRLARVNEQRMKAAEKEAALVQQEEERAEQRKKVRAEKKALKKKKKTHGAGKHKADEEDEREWGEVEEEEEEEQPSKRRRVENSLASGVASAMEEEADSSGKCVTIDVAPPSKQKEKAASLKLDMPKVAHDSSKDSVTVFVSNLPYSMDEPEVKLRPLFEVCGEVVQIRPVFSNRGDFRGYCYVEFKEEKSAQQALELDRKTVEGRPMFVSPCVDKSKNPDFKVFRYSTTLEKHKLFISGLPFSCTKEELEDICKAHGTVKDLRLVTNRAGKPKGLAYVEYENESQASQAVMKMDGMTIKENVIKVAISNPPQRKVPEKPEVRTAPGAPMVPRQMYGARGKGRTQLSLLPRALQRHTAAPQAENGPAVGPTVASSVATEAPKMSNADFAKLLLRK
- the Sart3 gene encoding squamous cell carcinoma antigen recognized by T-cells 3 isoform X2 gives rise to the protein MSEGRPESRGLRKMATAAASSASEPEVEPQAGPAAEEEEDEAKAANVERKELSRAVAAEAAKTKEPGWDLQQEGVSESDGDEEDAMASSAESSPGEDEWEYDEEEEKNQLEIERLEEQLSINGYDYNCHVELIRLLRLEGELNKVRMARQKMSELFPLTEELWLEWLHDEISMAMDGLDREHVYELFERAVKDYICPNIWLEYGQYSVGGIGQKGGLEKVRSVFERALSSVGLHMTKGLAIWEAYREFESAIMEAARLEKVHSLFRRQLAIPLYEMEATFAEYEEWSEDPIPEPVLQSYQKALEQLEKYKPYEEALLQAEAPRLAEYQAYIDFEMKIGDPARIQLIFERALVENCLVPDLWIRYSRYLDRQLKVKDLVLSVHSRAVRNCPWTVALWSRYLLAMERHGVDHQIISATFENALSAGFIQATDYVEIWQVYLDYLRRRVDFRQDSSKELEELRAMFTRALEYLQQEVEERFNESGDPSCMIMQSWARVEARLCNNMQKARELWDSIMTRGNAKYANMWLEYYNLERAHGDTQHCRKALHRAVQCTSDYPEHVCEVLLTMERTEGTLEDWDVAIQKTETRLARVNEQRMKAAEKEAALVQQEEERAEQRKKVRAEKKALKKKKKTHGAGKHKADEEDEREWGEVEEEEEEEQPSKRRRVENSLASGVASAMEEEADSSGKCVTIDVAPPSKQKEKAASLKLDMPKVAHDSSKDSVTVFVSNLPYSMDEPEVKLRPLFEVCGEVVQIRPVFSNRGDFRGYCYVEFKEEKSAQQALELDRKTVEGRPMFVSPCVDKSKNPDFKVFRYSTTLEKHKLFISGLPFSCTKEELEDICKAHGTVKDLRLVTNRAGKPKGLAYVEYENESQASQAVMKMDGMTIKENVIKVAISNPPQRKVPEKPEVRTAPGAPMVPRQMYGARGKGRTQLSLLPRALQRHTAAPQAENGPAVGPTVASSVATEAPKMSNADFAKLLLRK